In a single window of the Puniceicoccus vermicola genome:
- a CDS encoding phospholipase D family protein produces the protein MSHFDPSSDSRKIDACRMFLFSKSSVLRSIGLSLFATSLVFLLSACAPVPKNLGENESTVWDSPEETELGRFFQPPEDVPEGLTGVYLLSDSREAFRARYALAARAEHTIDLQYYLWKSDTTGRLLLNRVMEEADRGVRVRILIDDIYHTGRDELYADVAAHPNVEIRIFNPIGNRGFMRNFGFVMGAKRYNHRMHNKIFLIDGAAAILGGRNIGDDYFAIDPKLNFDDMDALVVGGAAKEAGKAFDLFWNSEAAVPIDSFIKYQASDEDHWKMRAGLLSTLQDSIDEVPYQIPVDHDEVMAGLKEVRSQLVWTKAEVVVDVPERYVEKGESAIFELLQEINPSIDDELYLQSAYLLPEPETIEAFAGLVDRGVEVHIMTNSLMSNNHLSVHGHYAKSRKPMLNAGVNLYELRVDGAMMDYYRNRESRLASSNSGLHTKAFVIDREISIIGSYNMDPRSRVWNSEIALVVYDPIIGAQLRAIMAEEMGPTNAYKVEFNEAGKLQWTAEYEGEEVIFKTEPNATRTKRSLSRLSGWVPVRRQL, from the coding sequence TTGTCTCACTTTGATCCTTCGTCTGATTCCCGCAAGATCGACGCTTGCCGAATGTTCTTGTTCTCGAAAAGCTCCGTTCTCCGGTCCATCGGGCTCTCGCTCTTTGCGACGTCGTTGGTGTTCCTTCTTTCGGCGTGCGCCCCGGTTCCGAAAAATTTGGGAGAGAATGAAAGTACGGTATGGGACTCTCCGGAGGAGACGGAGCTTGGTCGATTCTTCCAACCTCCGGAGGACGTTCCGGAGGGACTCACGGGGGTGTATTTGCTTTCGGATTCGCGGGAGGCCTTTCGCGCGCGGTATGCGCTGGCTGCGAGGGCGGAGCATACGATCGATCTGCAATACTATCTTTGGAAGAGCGATACGACGGGTCGTCTTCTCTTGAATCGCGTGATGGAGGAAGCGGATCGGGGCGTGCGCGTTCGGATTCTCATCGATGACATTTACCACACCGGCCGGGACGAGCTCTATGCGGACGTCGCCGCGCACCCCAACGTGGAAATTCGGATTTTCAATCCAATCGGAAATCGGGGATTTATGCGCAACTTTGGCTTTGTCATGGGGGCCAAGCGATACAACCACCGGATGCACAATAAGATATTTCTGATCGATGGAGCCGCCGCTATTCTTGGGGGACGGAATATCGGAGACGACTACTTCGCGATCGATCCCAAGCTGAATTTCGACGATATGGATGCACTGGTTGTCGGCGGGGCAGCGAAAGAGGCGGGCAAAGCCTTCGATCTGTTTTGGAATTCTGAGGCAGCTGTCCCAATTGACTCGTTCATCAAATATCAGGCTTCCGATGAAGACCATTGGAAGATGAGGGCCGGTCTTCTTTCGACTTTGCAGGATTCGATTGATGAGGTTCCATATCAGATTCCCGTCGATCATGATGAGGTGATGGCAGGCTTGAAAGAGGTTCGATCCCAGTTGGTGTGGACTAAGGCCGAGGTCGTGGTCGATGTCCCTGAGCGGTATGTGGAAAAGGGGGAGTCGGCAATCTTCGAGCTGCTTCAGGAAATCAATCCCTCCATTGATGACGAGTTGTACCTGCAGAGTGCTTACTTGTTGCCGGAGCCGGAGACGATCGAAGCGTTTGCGGGCTTGGTGGATCGGGGCGTCGAGGTCCACATCATGACGAATTCGCTCATGTCGAACAACCACCTCTCGGTTCACGGTCATTATGCCAAGTCGCGGAAGCCGATGCTCAATGCCGGCGTCAACCTCTACGAGCTCCGAGTCGACGGAGCGATGATGGACTACTACCGAAATCGAGAGAGCCGCTTGGCCAGTTCCAACTCCGGGCTCCACACGAAGGCTTTTGTCATTGATCGGGAGATCAGCATCATCGGCTCTTACAACATGGATCCTCGCTCGCGAGTCTGGAATTCGGAGATCGCATTGGTAGTCTATGATCCGATTATCGGCGCCCAACTACGAGCGATCATGGCCGAGGAAATGGGTCCCACGAACGCCTATAAGGTCGAGTTTAATGAAGCGGGGAAACTGCAATGGACCGCCGAGTACGAGGGCGAAGAGGTCATTTTCAAGACTGAGCCGAACGCTA